A window of Aptenodytes patagonicus chromosome 1, bAptPat1.pri.cur, whole genome shotgun sequence genomic DNA:
TAGAAACAAAAACTCCCTAAACGTTAACTGAAacacatttaaaagattttatctGCTTGCCTGACCCTTGGGGACTTCATATGATCCTTTGTCACGTGGTTTCTTCTGactcctttttcccctcagattGCTTTAAACAGTCTCCCACCTCCTGACCATCTATAAACTTCACTTTCCAAATATATTACATCCCTGGTTTATTATTTTGccccatctgatttttttcagaagagaaggaattgggatcaaaacaaaaaagccagaaaaagccatctttttgtttgttcgtttttgGAAGGAGGCTTGAAAAGTATTTCACCATAATGAAgtttcatttcaggttttttataaTCTTGCTTTTTGCAACAGAGGGTGGCCATCATTATGCAGAAATTGCTTATCTACATTTattacaaaatgtttccttttgttgttgtttttcatgtTAGGTCTACTGAGCTTCCTGCAACAGTGGTTACAGAAATGGACACTTTCACAGCTTCTCAGACAAACAGTTCCACCTGTGACTTATATGAGCACAAAGATACAGCACGGATACTACTGTCTGTCTTCTACAGCTCCATCTTAATTCTTGGGGTGCTTGGAAACACCATTGCCCTCACggtcatttttaaaaacagaaagaagatcAACTCCACTACCCTCTATTCAACAAATCTCGTCTTCTCCGATCTCCTGTTCTGTATCGCCTTGCCTACAAGGATAGCCTACTACGCCCTGGGATTTCACTGGCCATTTGGAGAAGCGTTATGTCGAATAACCGCTCTCTTGTTCTATATCAACACCTACGCAGGTGTAAACTTCATGACCTGTTTGAGCATTGACAGGTTTTTCGCTGTTGTCCACCCCTTCCGATACAAGATCAGAAGGATTAAATATGCCAAGGGCATTTGTGTCTTTATCTGGTTTCTTGTATTTAGTCAAACCTTCCCATTACTTATACAACCCAtgtcacaggaagaaaaagaaaggactaCGTGTATGGAATATCCAAACTTCGAAAAAATAGCACATCTACCATTTATACTTCTTGCTGCCTGTTTAGTAGGGTACCTTATTCCCCTGGGGATTATACTGTTTTGTTACTCTCAAATTAGCTGCAAACTTTTTCAAACAGCCAAGGAAAATCCACTGACTGAAAAATCGGGGATAAACAAAAAAGCCATCAATACAATCATATTTGTAATTATAGTGTTCATCATCTGCTTTACCCCTTATCATGTTGCAATCATACAACACATGATTAAGAAGCTTCAGAGTGAACCCTtgtgcactgaaaagaaaattttccagaAGTCACTCCATTATACCGTGTTTCTGATGAATTTTAACTGCTGCCTAGATCCTTTCATCTATTTCTTTGCATGCAAAGGATACAAGAGAACTGTAATGAAAATACTGAGACGACAAGTGAGTGTATCCATTTCAAGCGCTGTCAGGTCACATCACGAAGAAAGCTCACGTGACGTGGGAGAAACGCAAATGATGGTACTTGCAAAATCCTCCAATGGAAAGCTACCTGAAAAATAAAGTCTGCAGTACACCGCAGTGGAGCAAGCCTAAAAATCCAGGGCCCACAGTAAAAACTCTTAGTGCTCCCTGTACAGCAGCTTAAGTAAGATTCTGCTTCTCAGGATGTCAGGAAATCAAGGAGTGATGCTGGACTGAAAAAGAATTGTCACAGGACAGCAGGAAAACTCAGCATTATAATTTCCTAGCTGTATCATTTCGACTGATCTCATTATTTTTTCCAGGAGATATGCACTGCTGTGAATGTTCAAATTCCATGCTGCACATATGTATGCCTGGATGTTATTAACTCAAGCAAAGACTTGATTCACAGTTTGGGTGTCTGAGAAAGGATTAAACACAAATAGCTTACAATTCAGACTGACTACAACCAGAACATCTGAAAATTTAAGACCTCTAGCTGAGCTCCAATTACAGCAATGGCTTTGTTAGCCAAGTCACACAAGCAAATGAAATCAAACTTTGAGATAAAATGGACAATTTCTGCATGTTTGACTACCACAAGTGCTTAGTTTGTAGCCCTTTGGAGGGGAAACTGCATTTTGTAGTATTTGGAGCATGAATGTCTTATTGGACAATTCACATAGATAACATTGTCAAATGTAACAGATGAAAAGTTAATGAACTGTTTGGTTCTCCCCAACACTGAGTATCTCCCGTATGTTAAATCACTCATCTTTGCAAGGTGTATTATCTCTTTACTCCTTTTCCTAAAGGAGAACTTTTCTTTCTACTGTGTATTGTAAAAAGTCTCTACTCTAGTTgtatataaattatttataaacacaaaaaataagTTGAAGCAAGAGACTGTAATATGAAACTGCACCATTTCAGTTAAAGGAGCAGTGATACAGGGTTCTTCAGAACTTCTGATGACGTCACACATGGACACAAGACAAACGTTTTACAAAGAGGAACAGATGTTCACCGTTGAAGCCACCAAAAAGTAAATTAATGGGTTAATTCTGATGGTGTGAGATGGCCACCTCTTTTCAAGCGCTGTTTACCTGAGAGATCAATAAATGAGAACAGCAGGACTGGCTGGGAAAGAACAAGCTTTCCCATCACACCTTCATACAGCATATCTGGGATCCCTTTGGGCACACTGAAATTGGGACAGCAAAGAGACCAAATGACTTAAACACATCCTGCTGGAATCGGCTCAATACCAGTTGAGTATCCAGGATGCAAGCCCTGGGTTCCTGCTGCTGTGCCCTTCCGTCATGTGTCAGTTTCCTTCCCTACTTTATTCCTGCCCCcctgtcttttcttttgtcttctatCTTCTTAATATGCCTTCACCTGCCAACACAACTTGGTAATGGCACCATGAGGTTGTGATGGAAAAGGAGAATTAAAGAGTGCCTGATAATTATTGGTAAAAGCTATGCCAGATGTCagaataaatgttatttattgcAGCTGTATCTTTCTGGCATTGAGGTTGCACTGGAAGTCAAACAAACATAGTTACATTTGTCATCTTTgcaattccttccttcctcatgTGTTGACCTCCGCCTACCTGCAAACATGGAAGGGTCATATCTGAACAGCAGTAGGGAAACATTAAATTAACAATTACTTTCttatgggaaagaaaatgcaaaagaccCTATATTTCATACCACTTAAGATTGTAAAAATTGAGTTTCTAATTACGAAAGACACTATGCAACTACAGGAAAACtgagtaagaaaaataatttttaacagaagTTCTACTTAATTCTGTATGCTATAGCAGTTCTGTTCTTGTCAGCTCTTTTAATAAActatttcaaagttttatttcagaatttgttCCTATTAGAGGAAGCAAATAATAACTTGATAAAACCACAGACAGACCACTCACGAATGCCTAGAagctgtagaaataaaatatatgcattattAACATCACACCATTACAAACTCATTTTATTCTACTAatgtctggtttttatttttggtatGTGTTTCATCTAACTGTGATTACAAAACCTTAAAGGAAAGAAGTCTTTTTTATATGTCTGTAAAATATAACTCAAATATGTATTACAGTACCACATAATGCAGATATCTTTTCTCTTCTAGGTGGAAACAAAGTGAAGATCTGTATTGAACAATCTTTCTCTATCCCCATTTTCTCACGTTAGCAATCCTGTTATTTTCAAATTTAGACCTTGTTTCTAAATCACATCAACACTCTCAAACAACTAACTTTACatcaaaatactgcttttgctCTAATAAGCCTTAGAGCATTGGTCCAGTTAGATAATGGGTttgagaaaagctgtttttttctccttattctaATACTTCTTAAATGCTGAAGAAACAATAAAAACCTTTAAAAGCTAAGATAAGCTCAGCTTCCTGACAAGAGTCCTAaaggcacagacacacagacagtGACAATTTATAGCTGTGGCAGCTGATGCCACTGCTTCCCCTCACTACTTGTCAGCACGCACTCACAGCTCATGCACACTTGTATCAATGAGGAGCCTCTTTTCTGTGTGCTTATCTGAAACTGCCAAAAGTAGCCATGGTGGTTTCAGTTGGCCTAGGACACTGCACTGCAGTCATTTAGAGAGCATCTGTCCTATTTCTTCTACCagctgtgctgtggggctggtAGCCATCACCAGAGAGATGGTAACAAGCTGCTGCATGGGAGCAAGGGTGAGCAGTAATATTGAAAACTTAGAGCTGTTCTCAAACAACTGGTTTTCTTCAAGATGCCCTTATCCACTCATCCTGCTGGTAGTCTTGGAGTATTTTTACAATAGCAGTTACCTGTAGTGGCACACCTCAagtccctctcctcctgcatgcCACACAGACATGAATAAAGGGGGTAAAGCCATACCTGGTATCTCTTTTCCTCTCCAACTCTGAGTATGTAACAGATGTGTCTGTCTTAAAAGACATAAGCATGCCATGCCATGCAACATGTGGCTGAAGCAGTATGAGCTTTGTAAAAGAAAGTGAGCTTTTGCTTTGGCAAAAGATTTTGATACATTCTAGGAAATGCCCGCTTCTACGTGAAAGGCTGGGAAATGGTCATACAGATCTGGAGCTCACTCACCCTTTTCACATATAAGTAAAGCAGCTGACAAGTAGCAGCAGGTTCAAATGGTTTGCTCATTATGAGGATTTGACTGAAGTTCTTCGGAGAAACTGGGTATCTATTTGGAGGGTGAAGTCCAGTCAGGATCTTAAAACCTGCGCTCATGACAAACAATAGAGTATCTTTTAACTCTACACTTTGGAGTGTAGGGCTAGGGCAGCTGCTAAGAGGACTCCAACTAGACTACGTGTCCACTGCTGACACCTCTCTCAAATCTTATCTGGTAGGGAATGTGACAGAGcacatagaaataaaaatcatgatGGGGGTCAAATGGTACATTTTGTCTGTCTCTATCCAAGTCCAGAAAAGAAAGTTGTATAGACACCTGTTCTTGAACACATAACCAAGTGAAGATGCTTCatgtaaaaaaaatcccaaaatggACACGCATTTTCAGCAAAACAGCATTTAGTGCCTTCaccttttctttcactgagaaTGCAAAACTAAGGACTATTACTACAAGTGCTCAGATGGGTTCCCACAGCCACCTTGGGCTAGAAAATACTGAAGCCTAACTGAAAGTGTGGAGATAAAGAACACAATCTCCTGTGGCTTACAGTCCCAGCAGAAGAGGACAGATATTCCCCAAGGCATTGCTGCCTGACTCTTTTGGCTATGACCCTGAAAGCTATGCAGACGAGGAACCTGTCAGCAACACGGTCATCTCCTAGCAAAAGACAGTAACAGCAACTGTCTGAAGTGGTAAACATGCTACCACAAATAACATGATTCTTGAAGGTGGTTAATGACTCCTCTTAAACCAGCAAGCTCGTTAGTATAAAGACAAAATGgagggttttgtgttttgttttgttttttaaacagatgttgcATTAAAGACTAACACTATTTTGAAACTCAAAAGCTTTCAGGTAAGCAAGGAATGAATAGACTCCAAGAAAACAATGAGACAGCCTgcaacataagaaaaataaatagggtGCAactgaagagaaggagaaaagaagcttTGCCTTACACGACCAGTTTTGGAGGAACTGAAAAGCAGCAACGTACTCTGTCTCTTCAATCTCCACGTCTGTGGTATTGAGCAGGGGAAAAGCTCAAGACAAACTAAGGTTTGGATCTCAGCAGTATCCCACTGTGCTGGCTCAATACAGACAAGGTCAACGGACACCAAGAATCACTAGAAAAACATCAAATTCATCTGagtgaaatatttcctaataCAGTCTTGGCTAAGCTACAGCCTGCAGACTAAGGCTATGGTACAAAATGAACTCAGCCAAGCTGCAacacttttctgaagaaaaacagggGGATTGCTGTTTGTGTAGTAAATGCTCAGACATATttcctcaatttttttccctttagaataCTCTCTTGGCTTCCTGCAATGTCTAACTTCGGACTTCCTGAGGTAGATGTCTCATCTTTGCACATGACAATCCTCAATCAATTTTTCTTCCATCAGCCTGTCTGGTCCCTTTTTGAACTCAAATAAAATGTCTGTGCCTGCAGCATCTTGCAGCAAGAAGTCCCACAGTCTAACTACCCGTGGTGTGTGGAGCCATTTTCTTTCGCTTGTGACACATTTTAGTTTCATTTGAAGTCCCCTGCTTCTTGTACTAGAAATGAGTGAACACAGCGACTCCCTATTTACCCTGTCCACATTACTTGTGATTTTACAGACCTGCACCAAATCCCCTTCCTTCAAGTCATCTAGTCTCTTCTCCTGTGAACAGCCAGATCAAAGCTGTTCACCACTTCATCCAAATTatagaggaaggaaagaaggcaaGCGCAGAGAAAGAATGGAAACCCTACTGTGTTCGAGCTGGGTGGCGGAAGAGAACAGGGTATCTCTAAACACAGGGAGATCAACAGCGTACTGATCTACTTTTCCTACCACAGTAACATACAGGTAAGTCTCAAAACTGGGATCTTGCCCCATGACTGCCAGATTTGGATAACCTTGCTCAGATGCattaaagaaagaagaacagGACCTCAAtgggctggaaaaatgggctcaggggaacctcatgaagttcagcaaagtcaaatgcaaagtcctgcaacTGAGATGGAATAACCCCGCACAACAGTACAGGCTGGGCATTGCCTGgttagaaagcagcttggcaaaaAGGTCTGGGCTCCTGGTGGACAAGTTCAAGAGGAGTCAGTAGTGTGACCTCATGGCCAAACATGTATGGGACTGTGTTAGAAAGAACAATGAGGGAAACTACCTTTCCCCTCCATTCAGTACTTGTGAGATCATACCTGGAGTCCTGTACCCAGTtttgggcttcccagtacaagaaagataccGACATACTGGAACAAGTCCAGTCGAAGGCCACCAAAAACAATGAAGGGGCTGCAGCACATGCTACTGGAGGAGAGGGTGAGAGAGCTGAGAtgagttcagcctggagagggaaGACTGAGAGGAGATGTTATCGCTGTCTTCAACTGCCTAATGGGGAGGGGTACAGAAAAGATGGCAACACACAGTAACGAGCAGAAGTTGCAGCAAGGAACAATTAAACATTAGGAAGCATTCTTTCACCATGAGGTTAGTCAGCCATTGGTAAAGGTTGCACagaaaggctgtgaaatctcTATCCTTAGAGATAcccaaaacttgactggacacagccctgatcAAATTGGCACTACCAGGGTTGGACAAGACGATCTCCAGAGGCTCCTTTCAACCTGCATCCTTCTACAACTAACAAATTTGGGGAAAACTTTGATTAAGTTAGACAAGAAAGCAACATGAAACTCAATGGCCTTGCAGTAAAACCAGCAAATGATATAACTTTAAAATCTTCTAGTGTTGTCCTCTATTTAAGGCCTTATCAAAACGCTGTCATTAGCATCCTCCTAAAATAAAGAAAGGTCAAGACATGGCCTAGATATCTTCCAAAAAgctgcattcatttttcctcaGTGCAAAAATATgagtttctcctcttcctcttttcctttcctcagttGTGACAGATGTTGTGCAAAGGGCTAAACTAGAAAAGCAAGTTTTGCACCTGTTCTGAAGGCAGCAACATTTGTGGTTATCCTATCCCCTCCAGAAAAGTATACATCATCTTATACCATGCACAAGGAGAGCTATGTTCCTCCCTCTAATAAGCTAGACTTAGCAGTTTCATCCTTCCTGTGGCACGTAACTTTCGAGGGAAGTTGTGGTTAGTTAGCAGAAGGCACTCGGAGGCAGCCTACTTTAAATATAGAGATGCTGAAAACTGATTATTCTCAACTTACTAGCCTACAAAGCAGGCAGATAGTGTTTCATCAGCAGCTGCTGATACTAAGGGGCTAAGAACTTGATGAAACCTTAATATCATAACTTCTAAGTATGGAAACTTACAGTAGTTCTGTCTAGAAGTAACAATGATAGATCATTGTCCCCAGTTGGGCAGGAAGAGATGAAGCACCCCTGCCAGCTGCATGTGGGAGGCATTTTTGACAAAAGAGACAACTGAAGACTCTTGACAAGTTACCAGACTATAAAGGCAACTCCGGGACAATTTTTTgttttggcctttaaaaaaataaatacagtgtatCCACAATGCCAGCTATTTGAAACAGCCAAACACCCATCAGAATCTCACTCCTTCACTCAAATGAGCACAAACCAACTATTTCAAATGTGTCAGGGCTACCTATTAGAACAGATACATAATAATGTTATTTATGCTAAAAGAGGGATAGAGGGAAAAGCTTCATATTCATATCCTTGATACTTAACAACATCTCATGATCTCTCCTAGTGGCTTTATTCTAGACAAAAAATGACATAAAAGATCAAAAAGGACATCTAGAAAGAGGCCTGCAAGAAGATAACACATGGTATGTCACTGTTAAAAATGTGACCTGGAAGAAAGTATCGCAGTTCTGttgagaggagggggaagaaaaccaaacaaaaaaatca
This region includes:
- the LOC143172347 gene encoding G-protein coupled receptor 183-like isoform X2 encodes the protein MDTFTASQTNSSTCDLYEHKDTARILLSVFYSSILILGVLGNTIALTVIFKNRKKINSTTLYSTNLVFSDLLFCIALPTRIAYYALGFHWPFGEALCRITALLFYINTYAGVNFMTCLSIDRFFAVVHPFRYKIRRIKYAKGICVFIWFLVFSQTFPLLIQPMSQEEKERTTCMEYPNFEKIAHLPFILLAACLVGYLIPLGIILFCYSQISCKLFQTAKENPLTEKSGINKKAINTIIFVIIVFIICFTPYHVAIIQHMIKKLQSEPLCTEKKIFQKSLHYTVFLMNFNCCLDPFIYFFACKGYKRTVMKILRRQVSVSISSAVRSHHEESSRDVGETQMMVLAKSSNGKLPEK
- the LOC143172347 gene encoding G-protein coupled receptor 183-like isoform X1 is translated as MPLTAQRIQEATDMSTELPATVVTEMDTFTASQTNSSTCDLYEHKDTARILLSVFYSSILILGVLGNTIALTVIFKNRKKINSTTLYSTNLVFSDLLFCIALPTRIAYYALGFHWPFGEALCRITALLFYINTYAGVNFMTCLSIDRFFAVVHPFRYKIRRIKYAKGICVFIWFLVFSQTFPLLIQPMSQEEKERTTCMEYPNFEKIAHLPFILLAACLVGYLIPLGIILFCYSQISCKLFQTAKENPLTEKSGINKKAINTIIFVIIVFIICFTPYHVAIIQHMIKKLQSEPLCTEKKIFQKSLHYTVFLMNFNCCLDPFIYFFACKGYKRTVMKILRRQVSVSISSAVRSHHEESSRDVGETQMMVLAKSSNGKLPEK